The nucleotide sequence GGCCATCGGCGCCCGTACCACCGAATCGCAGACCCACCGCGAAATGGCCTCCGGCCTGTCGTCCGCAGTCGGTTTCAAGAACGGCACCGACGGCGGCCTGACCGTGGCGATCAACGCCCTGCAGTCCGTCTCCAGCCCGCATCGTTTCCTCGGCATCAACCAGGAAGGTGGCGTATCGATCGTCACCACCAAGGGCAACGCATACGGCCACGTGGTTCTGCGTGGTGGCAACGGCAAGCCGAACTACGACTCCGTCAGCGTCGCCATCTGCGAGCAGGAACTGGCCAAGGCGAAGATTCGCCCGAACGTGATGGTCGACTGCAGCCACGCCAACTCCAACAAGGACCCGGCCCTGCAGCCGCTGGTGATGGAAAACGTCGCCAACCAGATTCTCGAAGGCAACAACTCGATCGTCGGCCTGATGGTCGAGAGCCATCTGGGCTGGGGGGCGCAGTCGATTCCGAAGAACCTTTGCGACCTCCAGTACGGGGTTTCCATCACCGATGCCTGCATCGACTGGGACGCTACCGAGAAGACCCTGCGCAGCATGCACGCCAAACTCAAGGACGTGCTGCCGAAACGCCAGCGCAGCTGATAGCGCAGAAATGAAAACGCCGGGCAATGCCCGGCGTTTTTGTATATGCTGCTCAGCGCGACTGGCGCTGGCGCCGCTCCATGTAGCGTTCGACATAGGAGCAGGAAGGAATCACCGTGTAACCCAGGCCGTCGGCATATTCCAGTGCCTGTTCGGTCAACGCCGCGGCGATGCCGCGACCACGCAGGGCATTGGGCACGAAGGTCCGATAGATATCGAGCGTCTGCTTACCCAGATCCATATACGCCAGATACGCCCGATGACCATCGATGGTGGTCTCGAACTGATGACCTGCCAGGTCATGGTGGATGGAGAGCGCCTCGCTCATCTCTGCTCCTCTACCTCAAACAAAACTGCCCCTACCTTATCGGTCTTTGCCCGAGGGATAAATGCCTCAGGTCATTCGTTGTGCAAAGTCGATTGGCTCCACGCACCAACGGGTTGCGTCACGAGTCGTCATCATAAGACAAAAACATGTAATTACTTAACGGCATATCTGCAGTTGCGCGAGTCGGTATCGCAACCACACGGGCTCTTTCAGCTAGACAACTAAATGCATCGGCCGTTTGAGCTCTTTGTCGGCGCCACATACTCACAGGAGAAAGTCCGAAAAGCGGCTTATCAGGAGTCCCATGCAACTGCGCTATATGCGAGCCTGCACTTTCAGTGAACAGCACCAAGTCTGTGCACCATCCAGTGGAAAAACTATGCGTTCGAGCCTGTATTTTCTGACGCACGAGTCATGCGCATTGTTGCTCGATCCCTCACAGCAAAAGGCCTTGCGGCGACTCGACAGCTAACTTGAACTGTATGTTTTTTAAACAAAAACTGAATGTATGTGGCAGGGAGCAAAAAAAACTGCTTGTCTTACGTTTGGTCAGTTTACTTACTACAACTAATGGGTAGTATGTAGCCCGGCTAATTTCCCAGCTTTGGGAGATTGCTTTTATGGAAAGTCCACCTTAAGGGGAACACGATGAACAACGTTCTGAAATTCTCTGCTCTGGCCCTGGCAGCAGTTCTGGCTACCGGTTGCAGCAGCGTCTCCAAAGAAACCGAAGCTCGCCTGACTGCAACTGAAGATGCAGCCGCTCGCGCTCAAGCCCGTGCCGACGAAGCCTACCGTAAGGCTGATGAAGCTCTGGCTGCTGCTCAGAAGGCTCAGCAGACTGCTGACGAAGCCAACGAGCGCGCTCTGCGCATGCTGGAAAAAGCCAGCCGCAAGTAATTCTTGCCAAGGCTTTGAGAAAAGCCGATCCGGTTCGCCGGGTCGGCTTTTTTTATTGCCCGAATTTCTGGCAATAAAAAACCGCTGACACGCTTCGGCGCATCAGCGGTTCTGTGTACAGCGACGACTTAGAACTCCAGGGTTTCGCTGTTCGCCACTGCCGGATCCTGAGGCACGGCGATCTCGATCGGCATGCCATCTTCCGCTGCGACCACTTCACGTACCACTTCCCAGTCCAGGCGCAGCTGACCAGCCAGATCATCACGCTTGAGCAGCGCGTTGATCACTGCGGTGTGCTTGTCGACCACCGACGGCTCGCCGTGGTCATCGAGCGGCGCATGCGCTTCGAGGTAGATGCGGCCATTGCTGGTACCGAACTTGTAGGGCTCATTTATGATGCGCAGCGGCGTGCCCACCGGCGCCATCTTGGCCAGCTCCAGCACGTTGTGGTTGAGCATGCGGAAGCAGCCATGGCTTACGCGCATGCCGATGCCGAACTTCTTGTTGGAGCCGTGGATCAGATAGCCCGGAACGCCCAGGGTGAACTTGAACGGCCCCAGCGGATTGTCCGGGCCCGGCGGCACATAGGTGGGCAGCGGATCGCCATCGGCAGCGTGTTCGGCACGGATCGACGCAGGCGGCGTCCAGCCCGGGTTGGCGGTCTTCGCGGTGATAGTGGTTTTCGCGATCGGCGAACCCCAGCCTTCACGACCGATTCCCAGCGGGAAGGTGTGCACCACGTTCTGCCCTTTCGGGAAGTAATACATGCGGTACTCGGCCAGGTTGATCACGATGCCTTCGCGTGGGCCTGCCGGCAGGATGTAGCGCGTCGGCAGAATGATCTCGGCGCCGGCGCCCGGTAGCCACGGGTCGACGCCCGGGTTGGCGGCGACCATCTCCAGGTAGCCAAGGTCGTTGGCCGCGCCGAGGTCGGCAAAGGTGTCTTCGTACTGGGCCTTGATGACCTGCACCTGGCCGACGATATCTTCACCTGGCGGCGGCAGAGGCAGTTCCAGCGCGGCAACGGGACCCGCAGCACAGAGGCTGGCGAGCGTCAGGGAACGGGCGACGACAGAAACGCGCGACAACATCCAAAAATCCTTGGCATTGATGGCTGATGGGAAAGGTCGGGATTGTACACGGCCGAAACAGGCGCCGGGAGGTTACAGGTCCGGCCACATGGGCCGCTCGCCGCGACGCTGGGCGTCGAGCACCAACCTGCAGTTCACGCACAAGCGCTTGTCACGCAGACTGGCCCGGTCCACCCCACGCATCACCGGCAATGCCGGAAGCAATCCGCCACACAGCGTACGGTCGGCAAAACCGCTCAACTCCAGCTGCCGGGCGACCAGGTGCACGCGCGCTTCGCGGCAGGCGAACAGGTCGAGCTGTTCGTCCGGCACGATCAACTGGTAAGCATGCAGAGACCAGACGGGACGCGGCATTCAGAGCTCCGGGGCGGGGGCGCAACGATAGCCGAAAGCCAGCAGGCTGGGAAGATTCAGAGCAGCGGTTTCAGGGTCGGCCAGACGTTGTCCAGCAGGCGCGGCTGGGCGCCCAGCGCAGGGTGCAGACCATCGGCCTGCATCATGCCGTCGACCCCGCCGACACCGTCGAGGAAGAACGGTACCAACGGTAGCTTCTTCTCTTCTGCCAGGGTGCTGAAAACCTGGGCGAAAGCCCCGGTGTAGCGCGCTCCGTAATTCGGCGGCAGCTGCATGCCAAGCAGCACCACCTCGGCCCCGACCGCACGGGACTGATCAACCATGCTGGCAAGATTCTGTTGCAATTGCGCTGGGGGCTGGCCACGCAGGCCGTCGTTGCCTCCCAGTTCGAGAATCACCCACTGCGGACGATGCTGTGCAAGCAGCGCAGGCAGCCGCGCCAAGCCGCCTGCGCTGGTGTCACCACTGATCGAGGCATTCACCACGCGGTGGTCGAAACCCTCGTCGGCGAGGCGTTTTTCTAGCAGGGCGACCCAGCCCACGCGGGTATCCAGGCCAAAAGCCGCGCTGATACTATCGCCAACGACCAGCACGGTGCCGGCCATCGCCCCCTGGGCCCACAGCATCAACGCCACGGCACCGCCAACCCACCACGTACGCATCGGACTCTCCATGAGCGCAAGCATTCTTTCTGCGCGGCACCTTAGCAAAGTGGTACCCAGCACGGAAGGCGAGCTGCACATCCTTCATGACCTCAGCTTCGACCTGGCCCGCGGCGACAGCCTGGCTATCGTCGGCAGCTCCGGCTCGGGCAAATCCACCCTGCTCGGCCTGCTCGCCGGCCTCGACCTGCCCAGCAGCGGCGAGGTCACACTGGCCAAACACAACCTCAGCCAACTCGACGAAGACCAGCGCGCCCGCGTGCGTGCCGAGCTGGTCGGTTTCGTCTTTCAGTCCTTTCAGCTGCTCGACAACCTCAACGCGCTGGAAAACGTCATGCTGCCTCTGGAGCTCGACGGCCGCCGTGACGCCCGCGAGCGTGCCCAGGAGCTGCTGCAACGTGTCGGCCTCGGCCAGCGCCTGACCCATTCGCCGCGCCAGCTCTCCGGTGGCGAACAACAGCGCGTGGCGATTGCCCGCGCGTTCGCCGCCGAACCGGCGGTGCTGTTCGCCGACGAGCCCACCGGCAACCTCGACAGCCACACCGGCGAGCACATCAGCGATCTGCTCTTCGCGCTCAACCAGGAGCAAGGCACCACGCTGGTTCTGGTGACCCACGACGAACGCCTGGCGCACCGCTGCCGACGCCTGATTCGCCTCGAAGGTGGTCGCCTGGTCGACAGCGTGGAGCCCTGAAATGCCCCTTACCCGCCTGCTGAGTTTGGCCAGCCGCCAGTTGCGCCGCGATGCCCGCGCCGGCGAGCTGCGCGTGCTGGTCTTCGCCCTGATCATCGCCGTCGCCGCCAGCACCGCCATCGGCTACTTCAGCGCACGCCTGAACGGCGCCATGCTGCTGCGCGCCACCGAATTCCTCGGCGCCGACCTGCTGCTTTCCGGCAGCTCGCCGGCAGCACCCGCGCAGGTCGACCGCGGGCAAAAGCTCGGCCTGGAGCACGCCCAGGTGGTCGAGTTCTCCAGCGTGATCGCCACCGACCAGGGCATCCAGCTCGCCAGCGTCAAGGCCGCCAGTGATGGCTACCCGCTGCGCGGCGACCTGAAGAGTGCTGCCGCCCCTTATGAGCCGGAGCAGTTGAGTGCCGGGCCGCGGCCTGGTGAAGCCTGGGCCGAGTCGCGCCTGTTCGCCGCGCTGGATCTGAAAATTGGCCAGCAGATCGAGGTCGGCAACCTGTCGCTGCGACTGACCCGCGTACTGACCTACGAACCCGACCGTGCCGGTGACTTCTACAGCCTGACCCCGCGCGTGCTCATGCACCTCGACGACCTGGCCGCGACCGGCGTGGTGCAGCCCGGCAGCCGCGTGCGCTACCGCGAGCTCTGGCGCGGCGAAGAGGCGGCACTCAAGGACTATCGCGCCGCGCTCAAGGACACTCTCGCCCCGCACCAGCGCATCGAAGACGCGCGCGACGGCAATCGGCAGATCGGTGGCGCGCTGAGCCGTGCCGAACGCTACCTCAACCTGGCCAGCCTGGCCGCCGTGCTGCTGGCCGGCGTGGCCGTGGCCCTGTCGGCGGCACGCTTCGCTGCGCGCCGCTACGACGCCAGTGCGCTGCTGCGCTGCCTGGGTCTGTCGCGACGCGAAGCCTTGGGAATCTTCACCCTGCAATTGGCCCTGCTCGGCATCGTCGCCAGCCTGATCGGCGCCCTGCTCGGCTGGCTCGCGCAACTGGTGCTATTCGAACTGCTGCGCAACCTGCTGCCGGCCGGCGTACCGCCTGGCGGCATCCTCCCGGCAATCACCGGGATCGCCACCGGGCTGGTGGCGCTGGCCGGTTTCGCCCTGCCGCCGCTGGCCGCTCTCGGCCGCGTGCCGCCGCTGCGGGTGTTGCGTCGCGACATGCTGCCCGTGCCACCCAGCTCCTGGCTGGTGTACGGCGCTGCGCTGCTGGCGCTCGGCGTGATCATGTGGCGCCTGAGCCTAGACCTCAAACTGACTCTGTCGCTGCTCGGTGGCGGCCTGCTGGCCACGCTGCTGCTCGGCGGCCTGTTGCTGCTCGGCCTGCACAGCCTGCGTCGTCTGCTGGCCAAGGCTTCCCTGCCCTGGCGCCTGGGCCTCGGGCAGCTGTTGCGCTACCCGCTGGCAGCTGCTGGTCAATCGCTGGCTTTTGGCCTGATCTTGTTGGCCATGGCGCTGATCGCCCTGCTGCGTGGCGAACTGCTCGACACCTGGCAGGACCAACTGCCCAAGGAGGCGCCCAACCACTTCGCCATGAACGTATTGCCCGCCGACAAGGACGCGTTCGCTGCGCGCCTGGCCGAACTGTCGCCGCACCCCGCGCCGCTGTACCCGATCGTGGCCGGGCGCCTGGTGCAGATCAACGGCGAGGCGGTGAAGCGCAGCGTCAGCAAGGAATCCGAAGGCGACCGCGCGGTAAGCCGCGATCTCAGCCTGACCTGGGCAGCCGAGCTGCCGGCCGGTAACGTGGTGCAGGCCGGACAATGGTGGGATGGCCAGCCACGCGAACTGCCTGGTGTGTCGGTGGAAGCCAAGCTGGCGGGCAGCCTGAACCTGGAACTGGGCGACGTGCTGACCTTCAACGTCGGCGGGCTGGAGCGCCAGGCGCGCGTGAGCAGCCTGCGTGAAGTCGAGTGGGACAGCTTCCAGCCGAACTTCTACATGATCTTCGAACCCGGCACGCTGCAGGATCTGCCGGCGACCTACCTGACCAGCTTCTACCTGCCGCCGGGCAGCGAGCGGCAACTGGTCGAGCTGGCCCGCGCGTTTCCAGCCGTGACTCTACTACAGGTCGAGGCGCTGCTGGAGCAGCTGCGCAGCATCCTCGCCCAGGTCACACTGGCGGTGGAGTATGTGCTGCTGTTCGTCCTCGCCGCGGGCCTGACGGTGCTCTTCGCCGGCCTGCAGACCACGCTGGATGAGCGTATCCGCCAGGGTGCGCTGCTGCGTGCGCTGGGCGCGGAACGCCGTCTGCTGGTGGCCGCACGGCGCAGCGAGTTTGCCCTGCTCGGTGCGGTCAGCGGCCTGCTCGCGGCGCTCGGTTGCGAGGTGGTGAGCTTCCTGCTCTACCGCTTCGCCCTGGATCTGCCGTGGCAGCCACACCCCTGGCTACTGGTGTTGCCACTGATCGGCGCACTGCTGGTGGGCACTGCCGGGATCATCGGCACGCGCCGCGCGTTGAACGCCAGCCCCTTGTCGGTGCTGCGCGAAGGGTGATGGTGGCTGCGGGCGAGCTCACGAGCTTGTTAAACTCGCCCGGCCTCCCTCATCCAAGAATCCCATGAGCCGCTATCGTCCGCCCCGCTCCGCCGGCACCCCGCTGATCACCCCCGAGGGCGAGGCGCGCCTGCGCGCCGAACTGCACGAGCTGTGGCACGTGCGCCGTCCGCAGGTAACCCAGTCGGTCAGCGAAGCGGCCGCCCAGGGGGATCGCTCGGAGAACGCCGAGTACACCTACGGCAAGAAGATGCTGCGCGAGATCGACAGCCGCGTGCGCTTTCTCACCAAGCGTCTGGAAAGCCTCAAGGTGGTCGACGCCCGCCCGAGCGACCCGGACAAAGTCTATTTCGGTGCCTGGGTCACACTGGAAGACGAAGACGGCGTCGAGGCGCGCTATCGCATCGTCGGCCCCGACGAACTCGATCTCAAGCAAGGCCTGATCAGCATCGACTCGCCCCTGGCCCGCGCCCTGATCGGCAAGGCGCTGGACGCCGAAGTGCGTGTGCAGACGCCCACCGGCGACAAGCTCTGGTACGTCGTGGCGATCGAATATCCCTGACGCTCAGCGCCGGGTGATCAGGCCCTGACGTGCCACCCGGGTCAGCTCGCGCACCAGTTCCTCCACCTCACCCGCTACAGGCGTCTGCACCACAGCCAGGTCGAAACTGTTGTCCGCGAAGCGCGCCAGCGACTCGCCGGTACGGCTGAACTGGATGAGGAAGCTGCGGCGCCCGCCCCAGCGCTTCGGCCAGCCGTCGAGATAGCGCAGCAACGCGGGTTGGTGGTCGCCACCGAGAAGGATCTTGGGATTGTGCTTGAGCAGCCCCGAGGTGATGGGGGCCAGGCGTATCTGCGGGAGTGCGCGGGTCATTTTGCTGTGTCTCCGCCTCGTGGGTCCGCTGGGCAGCGGTGAGAGGCGACACCGAACCAGCGCTTTAGCGGTATTTCGGAACCATTGATGGTCCCCGCGCCCCGCAAGTAGCTGACTAAATCGGCGCTGGACGGGGATGCTAGGAAATCCCCCTCCGAGCTGTCAAGACAAGCCGCTTGCGGGCAACCCGGCACAATCGCCACTGTGACCTCACGGGACACCCCGCGTTTCCCCAGGTAACACTTCAAGCAATCTCGTCATCCCTTTAACCATGCACCCTGCAGCTCAAACGCCTGTTTAGAGCCTGCGCTCTAAATTGGCATGTTTCCTGCCATACCTACCGCGCTGTCGTGCCCACCAAGGATGGATGGAGCTAGCCGCAAGGAGCTTGTCAAACTGCCCAATGACGTGTTGAGAGCGCCCCAATGAACAATAAGAAGAAGACGTTGCTCGCCTGCTGTATCGGCGCCACGCTGCTGATGTCAGCGCAAGCCCAAGCCGGACTTTTCGGCTCCACCGGTTACACCAAGACCAAGTATCCAGTCGTCCTGGCCCACGGCATGCTCGGTTTCGACAGCATCCTCGGTATCGACTACTGGTACGGCATTCCCAAGGCCCTGCGCTCCGATGGCGCCAGTGTCTACATCACCGAAGTCAGCCAGCTGAACACCTCCGAACTGCGCGGTGAAGAACTGCTCGAGCAGGTCGAGGAAATCGCGGCCATCAGCGGCAAGGGCAAGGTCAACCTGATCGGCCACAGCCACGGCGGCCCGACCATTCGCTACGTTGCTGCCGTACGCCCGGACCTGGTCGCCTCGGCCACCAGCGTTGGCGGCCCGCACAAGGGCTCCGAGACGGCCGACTTCCTGCGCCAGATCCCGCCGGGCTCGGCGGGTGAAGCGCTGCTGGCAGGCATCGTCAACGGCCTCGGCTCGCTGATCCATTTCCTCTCGGGCAGCCCGAGCAAGGCTCCGCAGAACTCCCTGGGTTCTCTCGAGTCGCTGAACAGCAAGGGCGCGGCGGTGTTCAACGCCAAGTACCCGCAAGGCATCCCGACCAGCGCGTGCGGCGAAGGCGCGTACAAGGTCAACGGTGTCAGCTACTACTCCTGGAGCGGCACCAGCCCGCTGACCAACGTCCTCGATATCAGCGACCTGCTGCTCGGCGCCAGCTCGCTGACCTTCAAGACGCCCAACGACGGCCTCGTCGGCAAGTGCAGCTCGCACCTGGGCAAGGTCATCCGCGACGACTACCGGATGAACCACCTGGACGAAGTCAACCAGACCTTCGGCCTCACCAGCCTGTTCGAGACCGACCCGCTCACCATCTACCGTCAGCACGCCAACCGCCTGAAGACCGCCGGTCTTTAACCCTGCGTCCGGGGCCGCAAGGCCCCGGTCCGTTGCGCTATTCGAGTACTGCCGTGAATCGAAAACTGTTGTTGGCCATCCCGCTGGTCGTGGGCGGCAGCATCGCGCTGACCCTCTACCTCAACCCGAATCCAGCCAGTGTCGCCCCTTCGCCAAGCGCTTCATCCGAACCCACCAGCAACCTCCCCGAAGCCCCAGCAGAACTGGCGACGCAGCAGAACCAGGCACCGACCCTGGCTCCCGGCGTGGCACCGCTTCCGCCCTCCTTCGGCGGCACCCAGGTGGACGGCGAATTCCATGTCGACGCGGCTGGCAACCTGCTGATTAGCGACGACATCCGTCGCATCTTCGACTACTTCCTCAGCGCCATCGGCGAGGAGACCATCCAGGCCAGTATCAAGCGCCTGCAGGCCTACATCACCGCGCAGCTGCAAGCGCCGGCCCGCGAACAGGCCCTGGCGCTGCTCGATCAGTACCTCGACTACAAGAAACAACTGGTTCAGCTCGAGCGCGACCTGCCGCAACTCGCCAGCCTGGATGCCATGCAGCAACGTGAACAAGCCGTGCAGGCCCTGCGCGCTTCGATCTTCAGCGCCGACGTGCACCAGGCGTTCTTCTCTGGTGAAGAGGCCTACAACCAGTTCACCCTGCAGCGCCTGGCGATTCGTCACGACCAGCGCCTGAGCGACGAGCAGAAGGCCGAAGCCCTCGACCAGCTGCGCGCCAACCTGCCGGAGCAGCTGCAGGATGCGGTAATCCCGCAGATGCAGACCGAGCTGCGCCAACAGACTGCGGCCTTGCAGGCCCAGGGCGGCAGCGCCGAGCAGATCCAGCAGCTGCGCCTACAACTGGTCGGTGCCGAAGCCACTGCGCGCCTCAACGAGCTCGACCAGCGTCGCCAGCAATGGACCTCCCGCCTGAACGATTACCGCCAGGAAAAGGCCCGTATCGAAGCCAGCGGCCTGAGCGACAGCGACAAGGAAAGCGCCCTGCAGGAGATCGCCGAAGAACGCTTCAACGAGCAGGAACGTCTGCGCCTGGCCGCAGCCGAAGAGCTGGCCAGCGAGCGCGAAAAGCAGAACTAGCGGTAGAAAAACGCAAAAAGGCCCGCATCAGCGGGCCTTTTTGAGCAGTAGGCGATCAGCCGGCGATGCGCCGGTCCAGGGAAAGCTTGCCGGCGCCTTCGATCAGCAGCACCGCACTGATCAGGCCGAGAATCATCGCGTACTCGTAGCCATTGGCAGTGATGAAGAAGCCGTTGACCCAGTGCACACTGAAAATCGCGACCAGCATTGCCACCAGCAGGGAAACCGCTGCAGGACGTACCAACAGGCCGATGATCAGGGCCAGGCCACCGAAGAACTCGGCGCTACCCGCCAAGCCTGCCATCAGGTAGCCGGGGGCGATGCCGATGCTTTCCAGCCACTGGCCGGTGCCGGCCAGGCCGTAGCCGCCGAACCAGCCGAAGAGCTTTTGCGAGCCGTGGGCAGCGAAGGTCAGGCCGGTGACGATGCGCAACAGGGTGATGCCGTAGCCGGCGTTGGTAGCGAGAGCGGATTTGATCAGTGCGTTCATGGGTTGCTGTCCTTGTGTTGGGGTGTGAGCAGTTGGTGAAGCACAGATTAAATCAATTAATAGATTATGAAGGCGCATTTTTACGCTAATAAATATCTAATTAATTGATATCAGCGTGTGCTCGCACGTTGCTTGCCCGGCTCCAGCAGCGCGCGCTCCCGATCAAACGCCAGGTAGTACTTGTTGACGCTGTTGACGTAGCTGACCACGCCCATGCCGACCTGCTCCATCGCCACCCGCTCGACCTGGAAGAACCACTGATTAGGGTTGAGTCCGCGGCGACGGGCCTCGGCCCGCAAGCCCTGAACCCGCTCCGGGCCCATGTTGTAGGCCGCCAGAACGAAGGCCATGCGTTCGCGCTCGTTGAGCTGGTTGCTGGCGAAGAACTTGCGGCGAATCATCGCCAGGTACTTCGCCGATGCCTGCACGTTGCCGTCCACGCCCTGGATATTGCCCACTCCAACGGCACGCGCGGCCGACGGCGTAATCTGCATCAGCCCGGTGGCGCCGCCGGCACCACGCGCCTTGGGGTTGAGGGTCGACTCCTTGAACGCCAGTGCGGCGAGTGCCAGCCAGTCGAGGTCTTGCTGGCCGGCATGTTTCTGCAGCACCGGGCGCACCTGCTCCAGACGCCGCAGGTCGGCACTGGCCAAGGGATAATGCACTTTGTACAGGCGCCGGTAGACGCGCTGCAGGGTGACATCCTGGTCGTCCGGGTTACGGTAGCTGGCGAGAAAACGATCGACGCTGGCGCGCAGCATCGGCGCATCGCGGCGCACGAACCAGCTCATGTCGCTCTTGTCCTCCAGCACCATGTGCTCATCCACCCGCAGTTTGGGCATCACCCGGGCCCAGCGCTGGGCGATCGGCTGCTCGACCACGGTGAAGGGATAGATACCGGCCTGGACCATCTCCAGCACATCCTCAACGGCCAGGCTCGGGTCAGCCCATTCGATGAGGATCGGCGCCAGCTTGCGGTCGGCCAGATTCAGGTTGAACGTGGCGATGGCCTCGCCCGCCGCACTGCCGGCCGGCAGCACCACGGTACGCCCGGCCAGCTGCAGGAAGTCCTGATAACGACGGTTGCCCTTGCGCGCAACGAACACCAGCGGCACATCCTTGCGAATCGCCGCGCTGGCACTAACCGCCTGGGTGTTGCGGGTATCGAGCAGCTCGCCGGGAGCGACCACGTCGCCTTCCCCACGGGCCAGGGCGCCGAGCAACTGGTCCTTGCTCCTAGGGACGATCTTCAGGCGCAGGCTGCGACCGTCACGGGCATTGCGGTTGAGGTACTGCTCGAAGGCCCGCACGCGGTGGTGCTCGCTGCCGATCACCTGGCCCTTGATTTCGCCCGAGCTGTTGCGACTCTGGTTGACCAGCACCCGCAGCTCGCCGCTCTTGCGCACCTCGGCCAGGTCACGCACCGGCGCACCGCCATGCCCCACCTCCAGCGGCCCGGCCAGGCGCGCGTGCACCGGCAGTGCCAGGCAGCAGAGGAGAAGCAGCAGAGCGCGGGTCATCCAGCCTCCAGGGGGCGCCTGGGAATGATCGAGGGGGCTGGCTGGATGGGCTCGCAGCCGCGCGAGTTCCGAAACAGCGGCGCGCAGCCTGCGGCAATCATTCGCTGGGCGCCAGTCAAATCGTGTATCTGACTTTAAATAGCATTGATAACTCTATGTAATTATTGATTTTATCAATAAACAATCGGCTTTGTTATGCTGGCCAGCTTCGACAGCGAGGTAGCACGATGCAGCTCATCGACATTGGCGTCAATCTGACCCACCCGAGTCTTGCCCGGGAGCGTGACGCGGTGCTCGCCCGGGCACAGGCCGCCGGTGTCTGCCAGTTGGTCCTGACCGGTACCAGCCTGGACGAGAGCGAAAATGCCCTGGCCCTGTGCCGTGAATTGGACGATGGCGGCCAGCGCCTGTTCAGCACTGCCGGCGTCCACCCGCACGACGCCAGCCAGTGGAGCACGGACAGCGCCCGACAGCTGCGCGCGTTGCTGGAGCAGCCGCAAGTGCGCGCGGTGGGTGAATGCGGCCTGGACTTCAACCGCGATTTTTCACCGCGTCCGCAACAGGAAAAAGCCCTCGAAGAGCAACTGGCGCTGGCCGTCGAGCTGCAACTGCCGGTATTCCTCCACGAGCGCGAGGCCAGTGAGCGCCTGCTGGCCATTCTGCGCGAGTTTCGTGACCGCCTGCCGGCGGCGGTGGTGCACTGCTTCACTGGCGAAAAGGCTGCGCTGTACGCCTACCTCGACTTGGACCTGCACATCGGCATCACCGGCTGGATCTGCGACGAGCGCCGCGGCACGCATTTGCATCCACTGGTGCGCGAAATCCCCGAAGGCCGCCTGATGCTGGAAAGCGATGCGCCTTACCTGCTGCCACGCAGCCTGCGGCCTAAACCGAAGAGTGGCCACAACGAACCGGCCTTTCTCACGGAAGTGCTGCGCGAGGTGGCGCTGCACCGTGGCGAAAGCCAAGAGAGCGTGGCCCGGCACACCACCGCCAGCGCACGGCAGTTCTTCGACCTGCCGGCACTGGCACACGACTGACTCAGCCGAATACGGTGACCGTCTGCCGGCTCATCGCCAGCAACTCGCCAGACGGGCTCCACAGCCCGGCAGCGATGTGCCCGTAGCCGTCACGCGCGTGCTCGATCTGCGCGTGATACAGGCACCACTCATGGGTATTCAGCGCCGCC is from Pseudomonas sp. PDM14 and encodes:
- a CDS encoding 3-deoxy-7-phosphoheptulonate synthase encodes the protein MADLPIDDLNVSSNETLITPAQLKREIPLTEAAQRTVTHGREVVRNILDGKDHRLFVVVGPCSIHDIKAAHEYAERLKVLAAEVSDSLFLIMRVYFEKPRTTVGWKGLINDPYLDDSFKIQDGLHIGRQLLRDLAEMGLPTATEALDPISPQYLQDLISWSAIGARTTESQTHREMASGLSSAVGFKNGTDGGLTVAINALQSVSSPHRFLGINQEGGVSIVTTKGNAYGHVVLRGGNGKPNYDSVSVAICEQELAKAKIRPNVMVDCSHANSNKDPALQPLVMENVANQILEGNNSIVGLMVESHLGWGAQSIPKNLCDLQYGVSITDACIDWDATEKTLRSMHAKLKDVLPKRQRS
- a CDS encoding GNAT family N-acetyltransferase yields the protein MSEALSIHHDLAGHQFETTIDGHRAYLAYMDLGKQTLDIYRTFVPNALRGRGIAAALTEQALEYADGLGYTVIPSCSYVERYMERRQRQSR
- the oprI gene encoding outer membrane lipoprotei OprI, yielding MNNVLKFSALALAAVLATGCSSVSKETEARLTATEDAAARAQARADEAYRKADEALAAAQKAQQTADEANERALRMLEKASRK
- a CDS encoding L,D-transpeptidase family protein, yielding MLSRVSVVARSLTLASLCAAGPVAALELPLPPPGEDIVGQVQVIKAQYEDTFADLGAANDLGYLEMVAANPGVDPWLPGAGAEIILPTRYILPAGPREGIVINLAEYRMYYFPKGQNVVHTFPLGIGREGWGSPIAKTTITAKTANPGWTPPASIRAEHAADGDPLPTYVPPGPDNPLGPFKFTLGVPGYLIHGSNKKFGIGMRVSHGCFRMLNHNVLELAKMAPVGTPLRIINEPYKFGTSNGRIYLEAHAPLDDHGEPSVVDKHTAVINALLKRDDLAGQLRLDWEVVREVVAAEDGMPIEIAVPQDPAVANSETLEF
- a CDS encoding arylesterase; the protein is MRTWWVGGAVALMLWAQGAMAGTVLVVGDSISAAFGLDTRVGWVALLEKRLADEGFDHRVVNASISGDTSAGGLARLPALLAQHRPQWVILELGGNDGLRGQPPAQLQQNLASMVDQSRAVGAEVVLLGMQLPPNYGARYTGAFAQVFSTLAEEKKLPLVPFFLDGVGGVDGMMQADGLHPALGAQPRLLDNVWPTLKPLL
- a CDS encoding ABC transporter ATP-binding protein; protein product: MSASILSARHLSKVVPSTEGELHILHDLSFDLARGDSLAIVGSSGSGKSTLLGLLAGLDLPSSGEVTLAKHNLSQLDEDQRARVRAELVGFVFQSFQLLDNLNALENVMLPLELDGRRDARERAQELLQRVGLGQRLTHSPRQLSGGEQQRVAIARAFAAEPAVLFADEPTGNLDSHTGEHISDLLFALNQEQGTTLVLVTHDERLAHRCRRLIRLEGGRLVDSVEP
- a CDS encoding ABC transporter permease, whose amino-acid sequence is MPLTRLLSLASRQLRRDARAGELRVLVFALIIAVAASTAIGYFSARLNGAMLLRATEFLGADLLLSGSSPAAPAQVDRGQKLGLEHAQVVEFSSVIATDQGIQLASVKAASDGYPLRGDLKSAAAPYEPEQLSAGPRPGEAWAESRLFAALDLKIGQQIEVGNLSLRLTRVLTYEPDRAGDFYSLTPRVLMHLDDLAATGVVQPGSRVRYRELWRGEEAALKDYRAALKDTLAPHQRIEDARDGNRQIGGALSRAERYLNLASLAAVLLAGVAVALSAARFAARRYDASALLRCLGLSRREALGIFTLQLALLGIVASLIGALLGWLAQLVLFELLRNLLPAGVPPGGILPAITGIATGLVALAGFALPPLAALGRVPPLRVLRRDMLPVPPSSWLVYGAALLALGVIMWRLSLDLKLTLSLLGGGLLATLLLGGLLLLGLHSLRRLLAKASLPWRLGLGQLLRYPLAAAGQSLAFGLILLAMALIALLRGELLDTWQDQLPKEAPNHFAMNVLPADKDAFAARLAELSPHPAPLYPIVAGRLVQINGEAVKRSVSKESEGDRAVSRDLSLTWAAELPAGNVVQAGQWWDGQPRELPGVSVEAKLAGSLNLELGDVLTFNVGGLERQARVSSLREVEWDSFQPNFYMIFEPGTLQDLPATYLTSFYLPPGSERQLVELARAFPAVTLLQVEALLEQLRSILAQVTLAVEYVLLFVLAAGLTVLFAGLQTTLDERIRQGALLRALGAERRLLVAARRSEFALLGAVSGLLAALGCEVVSFLLYRFALDLPWQPHPWLLVLPLIGALLVGTAGIIGTRRALNASPLSVLREG